Genomic segment of Salvelinus alpinus chromosome 23, SLU_Salpinus.1, whole genome shotgun sequence:
CAGGGCTCAAAAGTCCAAACTGCAGACAAAAGCATCTCAGTTATTCTGACAGATGTCCCAGCAGCAGTAAAGGGCCAAAGGGCACGGGGCCATCTGGAGGCAGGAGGGCCACTGCAGCCTGAGGCCGGGCCCCCGGGGCGCCATCCTGCCTCGGGCACCTCTCTACCAGCTGGCCCTGACCCCTCCATCAGACCACAGCATAGCTCTCATCTCATCCATGCCGCTTCatttctatatttatttctcCCATTCTATTTCCCTcattctctgtctgtttgtccctcttcctctctttctgtctgtttcttCCGCGTGCGCTctgtttttctccctccctccctccctatatctctcccactctctttctctgcatGGAGCAGAGTAATGTGTGCATCACTCAACAAAGGTGTGAAAGAAATCAAACACTCCTGAGCTCACCCACATCCAGTGAGTCATAGAATCTGCACATGAGTCACTGTCCTGTAGCCATATTAGGTGATATTTCCCTGTGCTCAAAACCACACCTGGTGTACTGTCAATTCAAAATGTATAGCTCAACTCAACAGTAGCCGTAGTTTGTTTGGCCCTATAACAAATGCTATATTGATGGAAAACAAATAACTGTCTCTGGcttttctttctcttcctctagAATCGGACGTCTCTTCGATGGCACAGAGCCCATAGTGTTGGACAGTCTGAAGCAGCACTACTTCATAGACAGGGATGGACACATGTTCCGCTACATACTCAACTTCCTCAGGATCTCTAAGCTCCTCATCCCAGACGACTTCAAAGTGAGTGTCCCTTCCACTGCAATCAATCAGCTAGCCATCACTAGTCCCCAAACGTTCAGGGGAAAAAAGTGGACACCTTAGTCATGGGCAACCCTCAGTACTTGGTCTCCCTAGGATTGGTGCTGACAGATTACATACTGTGTGGAGTTACAAGTTCTGAAAGTCTTTTATTTTTATACCTGTGTTTCTAGATAAAGTAATCTTAAAACATCAGGTGTTAGAGACCTTAGTTTTGCAGTAGTATGTTCTGTACTGAGTGTCCAGAAGAATCACTCATCCTCACTGTGACACATTTGTATTCTGTTTGCTAGCTTTTTGCGTCATTTAGCCCTTAATTACAAACTTGCCCCCAGAGAAAACAAATAATCACATTATCTGATGGACTGTCCACACAGTGACTCAATCAGGGGGAAAGGATatcagctaaaataagcaaagactAGCCCAAGTTCAGACCGAGGCCAAATTCACCCTGACAAATGTGCAGATGTGACACTGAGGAGTCAAATTGAAAAGCCCCTCGGTCCTATGGGTAAGATATCCCACAAGGCCTCAGTGTTTTTTTTGGTAGCCTAGATACCTGcctggtcttcacacagtttgttCGTATGAATGTCTATTATTCATGTTTGTTCTCATTCCTGTTATGGTTGATGGAACTCTTCCAGCATCCTCTGTGTTGGCTATTTATTTTACTAGGGTATAGAAGGGGAGGCATTGTGTTGggaaccaatagttatttcacccATATGAAAGAAATGAGACCCGAGGAAAGGAGATAAGAAAGCCATAATACAGTATTGAGACATCCTTTGCTTCAGCTTGACTTGTCCTATCCTCACTGACCCGTCTCCTCTGTGCTGCCCCCTGCAGGACTACAGCCTGCTGTACGAGGAGGCCCGGTACTTCCAGCTGCAGCCCATGCTGGCCGAGCTGGAGCGATGGCGCCAGGACCGCGACCTGGCCCGGGTGTCACGCCCCTGCGAATGCCTGGTGGTACGCGTGGCACCCGACCTGGGAGAGAGGATCACGCTGAGCGGAGACAAAGCCCTCATTGAGGACGTGTTCCCAGAGATTGGCGACGTCATGTGCAACTCCGTCAACGCAGGCTGGAACCACGACTCCACACATGTAATCCGCTTCCCGCTCAATGGATACTGCCACCTTAACTCCGTCCAGGTGAGGGCTGAAGACACCAGACACGCGTGGCAtggccactataaggtctactacacctgttgtattcggcacacgtgacaaataaactttgatttgataaggAGACTCAtgttcacccaatatggatgtTGTATAGTAGGCTGGATACAAATGTTCATCAGTTATGATGAAACCATCGTCTCAGTCAGAGATGCATCAATAAATGAAAGCACAGAGACATTATTAAATATGTAGGACAACGTTTCCTCATCCTTACTGTATATTGCAGGAGCTTTTCTCTCATACACAAACCACTCAAGTGgatgcagtggagagagggaccaagacagagagggacagagagagaggtggcgaGAGAGCTCCATTCAGCTCCCTGGCAGGTTGTCCTGAGGCAGGGCCCATAATTCTGTTTGGTTATTAAAGCACGCTGGCGGTGGGTGCTGTATCTGGGCCTAATGgaggcagggtgtgtgtggggagggggacTGCCAGCAGTGGGGGGACCTTTGTAGTTCTGGCGGGGCTCTGGcctggggcagagggagagaagggcgtgCTGAGCAGCCCACACTGAACCAAGTGGCACCGAGAGAAAGAAAAGCCCTACTGCTCCCTGGGGCCTCTTTGATGGAATGTGATCCTGGTGCCCTCCGGACACGTCTGTAGATGTCTGCAAGCCTGCAGGATCAGGGACAAATCCACGCACGCGCAGAGACGCAAGCACGCGCAGAGACGCACAGATCTTCagcttcttggcaatttctcacatggaatagccttcatttctcagaacaagaatagactgatgagtttcagaagaaaggtctttgtttctggccattttgagcctgtaatcaaacccacaaatgctgatgctccagatactcaactagtctaaagaaggcaggTTTTACTGctgctttaatcagaacaacagttttcagctgcgctaacataattgcagattggttttctaatgatcaattagccttttaaaatgataaacttggattagctaacacaacgtgccattggaacacaggagtgatggttgctgataatgagcctctgtacgcctatgtaaactcagcaaaaaaagaaacgtcctctcactgtcaactgcgtttattttcagcaaacttaacatgtgtaaatatttgtatgaccataatattcaacaactgagacataaactgaacaagttccacagacatgtgactaacataaatgtaataatgtgtccctgaacaaaggggggtcaaaatcaaaagtaacattcAATATCTGttttggccaccagctgcattaagtactgcagtgcagctCCTCATGGACagaaccagatttgccagttcttgctgtgagatgttaccccactcttccaccaaggcacctgcaagttctcggacatttctggggggaatggccctagccctcaccctcctattcaacaggtcccagacgtgctcaatgggattgagatccgggctcttcgctggccatggcagaacactgacattcctgtcttgcaggaaatcacgcacagaacgagctgtatggctggtggcattgtcatgctggagggtcatgtcaggatgagtacCACATGAGGGGGGAGGACgacgtcttccctgtaacgcacagcgttgagattgcctgcattgacgacaagctcagtccgatgatgctgtgacacaccaccccagaccatggcggaccctccacctccaaaccgatcctgctccagagtacagacctcggtgtaacggtcattccttcaatgataaacgcaaatctgaccatcacccctggtgagaccaaaccgtgactcatcagtgtagagcactttttgacagtcctgtctggtccagctgTCTGGTCCACCTATGGTTTGTGCCATAGGTGACAACATTGCTGGTGATgtctgtctggtgaggacctgccttacaacaggcctacaggccctcagtccagcctctctcagcctattgcgaacagtctggatgtaccgatcctgtgcatgtgttgttacacgtggcctgccactgcgaggacgatcagctgtccgtcctgtctccctttaGCGcggtcttaggtgtctcacagtatggacattacAATTTATAGCCCTGGCCACGTCTGcaatcctcatgcctccttgcagcatgcctaaggcacgttcacacagatgagcagggaccctgggcatctttcttttggtgtttttcagagtccgtagaaaggcctcttcagtgtcctaagttttcataactgtgaccttaactgcctactgtctgtaagctgtaagtgtcttaacgactgttccacaggtgcatgtttatgctttattgaacaagcatggtaaacagtgtttaaaccattttacaatgaagatctgtgaagttatttggatttttaagaattattttttaaagacagggtcctgaaaaagggatgtttatttttttgctgagtttagaaatggaaatctgccatttccagctacgatagtcatttacaacattaacaatgtctccactgtatttctgatcaattttatgttattttaatggacaaaaaaaatatgctttcctttcaaaaacaaggacatttctaagtgatcacAAACTTTTGAGCGGTAATGTATATCCATTAATTTATCTTGTCATTATTCTTTTTCTATATTCTCGGTTCTATCATCTCTAATGCCACTCCCTTTCTCTTGTGCTAGACTTGGGCACACGTTGTCACTGAGTTTGTTTATAACTACTTAATACTACCTGCTCTAACATGATGTTCAGAGCATTGGTTCTCTGTGTGACGGGAAAAAACGTGTGTTTCTcatcatctctctcccttctcttcaggACAGCTAAATGTATCTGTGTGTAATATCTAAACAGTGTTAGCTATCATGTTACCTCAACACCCCTTCTCTCCTTGTGTCCACCAGGTATTGGAGCGTCTGCAGCAGCGTGGCTTTGAGATCGCCGGATCCTGCGGAGGGGGCGTGGACTCATCCCAGTTCAGCGAGTACGTCCTGAGGAGGGAACTGAGGAGGGCAGGCCAGCGAGGAGGGCCTAACTCAAACCGTATAAAACAGGAGCAGCTGGACTAGACCTCCCAGACACCTGGGGCGCTAGACTTTTTTCCGGTGGCAGCCAAGCACTAGATGGGACGCAGCAGAGCTCTGTGGATTCTGGGTATAATACTGCACTCGTATGCTAATTAGTACTAGGAAACTCTGAAATCTActacttgctaactggttgaacgtGGCACGTGTATAATTACAACCACTTTGCATGTCGGAAATGTCTGAGTTTCCTAGCTCCGACTAGCACGCGAATGCAGCTTTATCGTTTTGTTTGtcattaaacattttttttacttgAAGAACCACAGAGAAAGAGTGACCAAGGTGCGAcgggagtttttttttttttgccataaGAAGATACAGAACATTTTGATAAGTTGATATCTCAAGGATATTTGTGATTGTTCATGCCCCGCCCCatcaaaatatataaaaaaggaTTAATACTTTCCCAGGGTCCCCAAATAAAGTTTGTTTTAAAACTTTGAACCTACATTAGGTTAGATATGATTTCCATGATTAAGACCGTACAAAATGTAAATGGTTTGATCGCACATGTAGTGCAAGGCCATTCACTAGTGATTTGCAGTTTTTATTTACCCATTGGCATATTTACCAAGTCGAATTGTTCTCCCATACTATAAAAACGTTCACTGTGTTGCTAGAGGCAGACAAACAGTGCTATACATCATGGTGTTGTGAGAAGATCTTGGTTAGCATAAACACCATTATTTTTAACAGAACTGAATGAAACATTATCCACACTCTTATTCACACAGGATGATAAGTATCGTGATACATAGAAATGAAGTGTTTTTACTTTAATCAAAGTTACCTTATTGGATTTTATAATATGAAATATAGTTCACATTAGTATTATCAATATTTTATGTCATAGACCATTCTATACTCACTAAATGAAAATGATTAAGTAAATTATTATAAGAAATGTCCCTGCATTGCCTCTGTTTTGGGTACTAAACCTAGAGAACAGAGGTGATTAATTCAGAGGAGCCTCAAAATCCTATTGAGTGACCTACTGTAAATGATATTTGCCATTgtatatgttttgtttttttacattgaaatGGACACCTTTTTAACTGGCATAATGTTGCCTCATAAATGACTGAACAGATCAGGCTTATAGTATAAGACCCAAATTTAAGATTTATTCTTAGGCCATTGATGTGAAGTTTGATTATCATACTATTTCTAACGTGATCTACCTACGCTCCCTAGATTTGAGTAAAGAGGAATGTAGCACTAAAATGTGAAATAAATCTTCAACTGAAGTTGTACTGATGGCTGATCCATTGTGTGTTATGGTgctaacagagagagtagagtgtTTATCATAGTACATGATATAATGGAATAGGTGTTGGTTCTTGTTGTATGTTCAACACAACCAGGCCAACAAAAATCGATTGTTGCTTTGCATTTCATCAATTTCACACACCCTTAAAGGATATTCCTTTAATATAGTGTTGAATAACACTgagaacatgtatttttttgtggtCATATGTTTAATTTTGGTGTTATAAGTTTGGTAGCTACATGGAAAATAATTTTAGAAAactgttgcagctcaagtcaaCTAAAtaatccacaatgcaatgctctgtCAAAGGGCGTGCTGGCTAGCGAGGTAGCTAGCAAACGTAGCTaaacacaataataccaaagaccATATCAGCATGtaaagtagctagttagctgtaaaatTGCCTAAACAAACTATCAATTTAGGtgtctacaatctcaccatgttcaacctgcagatcgacGTGATTAACAGACTGGAGTCTGACATTTGCAATGGCAGATATACTTTTGAGGAGATTGGGAAACGCTGCCCATGCTACGTCAATGGTGCATTCTGGACGATTCTAGGACAAGGAGGGctctccttcaaggagtgaaCGGGAGTCTATTGGGCGCTAGCTAAAATACCCAACATGAGCACATATTTCGTCAATAAGAAGTTCAACATCACAAAGCTTTTCCGACATGTGAGACTAACTTGCTATCTGTAATATTGTATAGCTTTAAAATCGTGACATTGTGTACTTTCGATGAAAATAGTCACTTTTCTCGACACACTGATTTAGAGAAGGGATTGCGTGACGATTAGTTTAGCAACCGCATGACGCGGCATGACCACGTGAACACGATTGGTTGACAGTGCTGGTTGGGGCGTTTATATGTTCCTTCATTCATTGGATTCCTATATCCTTTCTATAATATCTCTGGCAACGACGccatgcaatgcaccctggactaaAGAGGTGGAAAAATGTGCTAGACCCTCCGTTAAATTATACATTTCTCGAGGTAGGAACATtgcaaaaatatgatcaatggctcattttttatttttttatttcacctttatttaaccaggtaggcaagttgagaacaagttctcatttacaattgcgacctggccaagataaagcaaagcagttcgacacatacaacaacacagagttacacatggagtaaaacaaacatacagtcaataatacagtagaaaatgagtctatatacaatgtgagcaaatgaggtgagataagggaggtaaaggcaaaaaaaggccatggtggcgaggtaaatacaatatagcaagtaaaacactggaatggtagatttgcagtggaagaatgtgcaatgtagaaatagaaataatggggtgcaaaggagcaaaataaatacagtaggggaggaggtagttgtttgggctacattatagatgggctatgtacaggtgcagtaatctgaactgcactgacagctggtgcttaaagctagtgagggagataagtgtttccagtttcagatatttttgtagtttgttccagtcattggcagcagagaactggaaaaaGAGGgggccaaatgaggaattggctttgggggtgaccagagagatatacctgctggagcgcgtgctacaggtgggtgctgctatggtgaccagcgagctgagataagggaggACTTTACCTGGCaaggtcttgtagatgacctggagccagtgggtttggcgacgagtatgaagcgagggccagccaacgagagtgtacaggtcgcagtggtgggtagtatatggggctttggtgacaaaacggatggcactgtgatagactgcatccaatttattgagtagggtattggaggctattttgtaaatgacatcgccgaagtcgaggatcggtaggatggtcagttttacgagggtatgtttggcagcatgagtgaagaatgctttgttgcgaaataggaagccgattctagatttaactttggattggagatgtttgatgtgagtctggaaggagagtttacagtctaaccagacacctaggtatttgtagttgtccacatattctaagtcagaaccgtccagagtagtgatgctggacgagcgggcaggtgcaggcagcaatcggttgaagagcatgcatttagttttacttgtatttaagagcagttggaggccacggaaggagagtatggcattgaagctcgtctggagggttgttaacacagtgtccaaagaagggccagaagtatacagaatggtgtcgtctgcgtagaggtggatcagagactgacaggtgattgacagagtcgaaagccttggccagg
This window contains:
- the LOC139550667 gene encoding BTB/POZ domain-containing protein KCTD1-like isoform X4 yields the protein MSRPMITRSPASPLSNQGIPTAAQLTKSNAPVHIDVGGHMYTSSLATLTKYPESRIGRLFDGTEPIVLDSLKQHYFIDRDGHMFRYILNFLRISKLLIPDDFKDYSLLYEEARYFQLQPMLAELERWRQDRDLARVSRPCECLVVRVAPDLGERITLSGDKALIEDVFPEIGDVMCNSVNAGWNHDSTHVIRFPLNGYCHLNSVQVLERLQQRGFEIAGSCGGGVDSSQFSEYVLRRELRRAGQRGGPNSNRIKQEQLD
- the LOC139550667 gene encoding BTB/POZ domain-containing protein KCTD1-like isoform X3 is translated as MFQDNRSSMSRPMITRSPASPLSNQGIPTAAQLTKSNAPVHIDVGGHMYTSSLATLTKYPESRIGRLFDGTEPIVLDSLKQHYFIDRDGHMFRYILNFLRISKLLIPDDFKDYSLLYEEARYFQLQPMLAELERWRQDRDLARVSRPCECLVVRVAPDLGERITLSGDKALIEDVFPEIGDVMCNSVNAGWNHDSTHVIRFPLNGYCHLNSVQVLERLQQRGFEIAGSCGGGVDSSQFSEYVLRRELRRAGQRGGPNSNRIKQEQLD
- the LOC139550667 gene encoding BTB/POZ domain-containing protein KCTD1-like isoform X2, with amino-acid sequence MLWRQNMIYMDNRSSMSRPMITRSPASPLSNQGIPTAAQLTKSNAPVHIDVGGHMYTSSLATLTKYPESRIGRLFDGTEPIVLDSLKQHYFIDRDGHMFRYILNFLRISKLLIPDDFKDYSLLYEEARYFQLQPMLAELERWRQDRDLARVSRPCECLVVRVAPDLGERITLSGDKALIEDVFPEIGDVMCNSVNAGWNHDSTHVIRFPLNGYCHLNSVQVLERLQQRGFEIAGSCGGGVDSSQFSEYVLRRELRRAGQRGGPNSNRIKQEQLD
- the LOC139550667 gene encoding BTB/POZ domain-containing protein KCTD1-like isoform X1, whose amino-acid sequence is MDATDIMDLTHQKTRKRPRPISSLDESVVHASLKRISMRTAECGDPPFMYSRGDPLPAASLKQNDHSVSSSPSTVLSAQDNRSSMSRPMITRSPASPLSNQGIPTAAQLTKSNAPVHIDVGGHMYTSSLATLTKYPESRIGRLFDGTEPIVLDSLKQHYFIDRDGHMFRYILNFLRISKLLIPDDFKDYSLLYEEARYFQLQPMLAELERWRQDRDLARVSRPCECLVVRVAPDLGERITLSGDKALIEDVFPEIGDVMCNSVNAGWNHDSTHVIRFPLNGYCHLNSVQVLERLQQRGFEIAGSCGGGVDSSQFSEYVLRRELRRAGQRGGPNSNRIKQEQLD